Proteins encoded together in one Balaenoptera ricei isolate mBalRic1 chromosome 2, mBalRic1.hap2, whole genome shotgun sequence window:
- the LOC132360483 gene encoding creatine kinase U-type, mitochondrial translates to MAGPFSRLLSARPGLRLLALAGAGSVAAGFLLRSEPVRAAGERRRLYPPSAEYPDLRKHNNCMASHLTPAVYARLCDKTTPTGWTLDQCIQTGVDNPGHPFIKTVGMVAGDEETYEVFAELFDPVIQERHNGYNPQTMKHTTDLDASKIRSGYFDERYVLSSRVRTGRSIRGLSLPPACTRAERREVERVVVEALSGLKGDLAGRYYRLSEMTEAEQQQLIDDHFLFDKPVSPLLTAAGMARDWPDARGIWHNNEKSFLIWVNEEDHTRVISMEKGGNMKKVFERFCRGLKEVERLIQERGWEFMWNERLGYILTCPSNLGTGLRAGVHIKLPLLSKDSRFPKILENLRLQKRGTGGVDTAATGSIVDISNLDRLGKSEVELVQLVIDGVNYLIDCERRLERGQDIRVPPPLNKH, encoded by the exons ATGGCTGGTCCCTTCTCTCGTCTCCTGTCTGCCCGCCCGGGGCTCAGACTCCTGGCTTTGGCTGGAGCTGGGTCTGTAGCCGCTGGGTTTCTGCTCCGCTCGGAACCTGTTCGAGCCGCCGGCGAACGACGGAGGCTGTATCCCCCGAG TGCTGAGTACCCAGACCTCCGAAAGCACAACAACTGCATGGCCAGTCACCTGACCCCAGCAGTCTATGCCCGGCTCTGCGACAAGACCACACCCACTGGTTGGACGCTAGATCAATGTATCCAGACTGGCGTGGACAACCCTGGCCACCCCTTCATCAAGACTGTGGGCATGGTAGCTGGTGATGAGGAGACCTATGAG GTATTTGCTGAGCTGTTTGACCCTGTGATCCAAGAGCGACACAATGGATATAACCCCCAGACGATGAAACATACCACTGACCTGGATGCCAGCAAG ATCCGTTCTGGCTACTTTGATGAGAGGTATGTATTGTCCTCAAGAGTCAGAACTGGCCGAAGTATCCGGGGACTCAGCCTGCCTCCAGCCTGCACCCGGGCAGAGCGACGAGAGGTGGAGCGTGTTGTGGTGGAGGCACTGAGTGGCCTGAAGGGTGACCTGGCTGGACGCTACTATCGGCTCAGTGAGATGACAGAGGCTGAGCAGCAGCAGCTAATTGAT GACCACTTCCTGTTTGATAAGCCTGTGTCCCCATTATTGACCGCAGCAGGAATGGCTCGAGACTGGCCAGATGCTCGTGGAATCTG GCACAACAATGAGAAGAGCTTCTTGATCTGGGTGAATGAGGAGGATCATACACGGGTCATCTCCATGGAGAAGGGTGGCAACATGAAGAAAGTGTTTGAAAGATTCTGCCGAGGCCTCAAAGAG GTGGAGCGGCTGATCCAGGAGCGTGGCTGGGAGTTCATGTGGAATGAGCGTTTGGGATACATCTTGACCTGTCCGTCTAACCTAGGCACTGGACTTCGGGCAGGAGTGCACATCAAACTGCCCCTGCTAAGCAAA GATAGCCGCTTCCCAAAGATCCTAGAGAACCTAAGACTCCAAAAACGTGGAACTGGAGGAGTGGACACAGCTGCCACAGGCAGCATCGTTGACATCTCTAATTTGGACCGACTGGGCAAGTCAGAG GTGGAGCTGGTGCAGCTGGTCATCGATGGAGTAAACTATTTGATTGACTGTGAACGGCGTCTGGAGAGAGGCCAGGATATCCGCGTCCCTCCGCCTCTCAACAAGCATTAA